CCATCACTAAATCGTCCCATTGACCCGATATCTACCgtaataaatttatagtttGCGTCTACAGTTGCCATTAGTACTATAGAACAAgtatgtttataattaaaataagaagATCCACTTTTGGCCGGTTTCTTGACCACTATGTGTTTGCCATCGATCGATCCCACACAATGTGGAAATTGCCATCTTTGCTCAAACTCCTTTGCAATTTGTTTCCACAGTTCTTCTGTGGGGTCCGGTAAGAAAGTTTGTTGCAGGCATTCCCATATAGCCGCTGATACTTCATTCACAATCTTAGATACTGTGCGATCTCCTAATCTATAGCTATATCCAATACTTTTATAACTATTCCCTGACGCCAAATATCTGAAATATAAAAGTATTCAATAGCGTACCTTTATTTAACAGGTGAAGAAGCGAAAGATGCTTGGACAAAATTACGTAATTGTCACCGTGACGCCTTAAGAAGGCAGAAGAACGGACAACCGAAAAGCGGTGCTGGAGGAGGTAAAAGTGTCAAACTAtggaaatatcaaaaacagATGGAATTTTTGTTGGCGCACATGCAAAATAGATCACGAGAAACCAATGTAACAGaagataaatttgataatgaaCAGactgaagaagaagaagttgaaATTGAAAACACAGAAGAAAAAGGAGAGAATGACGAGGACCAAGCAGAAGTGCACAGAACGCTCACAACTGCACCTAAACCTAAACGAAAAAAAGGCTGTGATGttgctgatttaattaaagcttCTTTAGCACGTCAAGAGCATCGAAGTATGGAAAGGGATATGCATAGAAAGCGAAGAGTTGAAATCGAAACAAATGACGAACTGTACCATTTTTTTATGAGTATGTACGAAACAACCAAGCGATTCCCAATTCATTTACAACATCTTgtaaaaagcaaaatatttgGTATTGTATCTGCCTCTGAagcacaaaatttaaatttaccatttAGTCCTTGTGCGTTATCCCAACCTCAACCCGTCGAATCCTTACCCTCTACAGTACCCACACCACAAACTTCATCTTCAACTCAATTTTCCTTTGAATCCTTTGATTATCCTTCAACTGAAATTACACCTAGATCAACACTTCGACAAGAAACCTCCGATTTACATGATAATGTCTCAGAacaagttttttgtttattatagaGATATcactaataaaatattttcaccaATAAAAAGTTACCTTAGAAATACCGCtagtttttcttttgttgttatttctttatgtgCACGGCTGCCTTCATGATAGATTTTGTTTTGAATAGTATTGTGTACTTCTTCAAATTGCATACGATTCATTCGGAAATAATTTGTAAACTGGTCATCTGAAAACTCTGAAGTCAAACGAAATTCTCCATGAGTTTCACGCTTTCGTAAATAACTGCTTTTCcatatccttttttttctcttgaATTTTGTAGCTGCATATAATAACGTACAATTTATTAACGCATCTAAATCCGAATCGGAGCTTAAATCGGTGTCTTCCATTGCACAGATAGTAAAATACTGCATTATAATATGCGCTCTCTACTGCGTAACTACGCGCACGTTCAGTTTTTCTGCACTGTTCCTGCCCTGCGTCTGTGTGCTTATGTGCGCCTACCCTCACTGTTGTCTCTTCTTGTCTTACtgatttgtattttatttatcttctTGTCTTCCGTATTCGCATCTTGTAGTATTAGAATTGTTCTCTCCGTTTGCTCTTGTGCTTTGATTATATCAATCGTTCTGTGTAGTGTTATGTCTTCCATTCTTAATAATCGGTTTTTCAATACCAATGAAGATATTCCACAAACTATTCTATCCTTAATTAGTTCATCACGTAagtcacaaaatttacaattttgtgtaatttttcTTAGATCTGCtacatatttttcaatattttcgtctatttgttgttttctagcattaaatttatgccactCCAAACTTACATTAGTTTTCGGTAAGTAATACTcatgaaatttcttttttataacctTTATGTCGCCTATATCCTCTGTAGCTGCATATTCGAACGTTTTGTGGATTTCTCTTCCTTCTCATCCAATACAGTGAAGAAAAACTTCGACTTCTACCTTCAGTTCTTGTTTTATACACCCTGTTGCCAACGAGTATACCTCAAAGTTATCCTGAAACATGAACCAATTTTGAGCCATACACAACGGTTCAGGTTGTAGTAGgttatctatttttattattttctcttgtcacttctttctttttttatgaCTGCGCCATGGTATAATGATACTCTTTTAATGCTTTTCTTTATGCTTTCATCTTTGATGTCGTCTGTTGTTtgtgagtttttttttatgtacgtTCAGTAACTATATAACACTAATCgtatagtagacgccacgagagctggcagtaaatcatcgtttttcgctcttacaaatgccatacgtagttcacaaatagctagagagtaatgtgtgttagaaagagatagcattagcTTAATATGTCTCCTGTGTAATTCAAATGGCCActtcgaaaaagtacgtctgttcttccaAGGGagtaactctataattataacctcaaatcgaaacgtcttgtgagcgttgtcatgaatctgttagtgttttcacaagccgaaaatgttttcttgaAAGGAaagtcattaaataatatctttgacaatgtttgacatataacctccattactaacataacctacatttaaatgtatgtggtgaaataatctaagtcgtacgtccatatcttaattcataccatttttaagtgatctgtcactgccagctctcgtggtttctactatatttGCATTTGAAATCCAATAAATTCGTagaaaagaaaacatattCAAAGTTtcaaatcataaataaaaaagtaaataaaagttGAAGTAAATTTATCTTGAAGAGCAATTGAATCGAAACTAAACAAGGCATCGCTTCCAGTGCTCCGGTTATATCTTATTTGCTCAGTCCGCAATGGCAATACCGCTGGGGCAATAGTAATAGATACGATATCACGAACGGCGTCGCCGTCTCTTCCCTATTTCTCGAGGACACCCCTTCTTCTCCTGTCCCTCGCAACCCCCCTTTTCTCTCATTCCAAGTTCCACTTTAAACAGTAGACGAGATAAGTGTGCGCGTACTCCAGAACATGATCTATTGTGGACGGAGCCTAATTGTGTGTTCACTTCAGCAGCCAGGGCGCCGTCTCCCCCTCTTTTGTACATTCTCTAGCCAAGTTAAGGGTGGATTTGTCTGTTACAACGCGATAATAGAGCATGTACGCAAATACTGCGCGCAGTTTCCTTCTTCCTCGAGTGTTTatactttgttttttagtgtGTTGTCGGTTGCACCCCTCGTTAGACTCTTAACGCATCCTTTTTTGTGCCCTTTTTTTATGAAAGGGTATGGCAGGTAATTAGTTTTTGGGGCAAATTGAACGCAAAAAAAGTTAGAAGGGGCTTGTTTGCCGAAACGTACGTCGGTTCGTCGTAAAATCTGGACCGTTACGTTGGCGGACGTAAAATCCCTCGAACGAGCCCCCAGAGGGAAACAGTTTCCGAGACCGTAACACATACGGTTACGTCGCGCGCGAAAGAAATACACCGGTTTATTGCTTTTCCGTATCAGTAAACTCACCTTCTTTAATTTGCTAACGactaaaacatcaaaattgtctTTATGAATTTGGTTGAACTTTAATATAGAtcggtttattattatttccggTCCCGGTGACATTATAAATGGATTTTTACACGTCGCGTAACCTTTCCAAAGTAAGGGGGAGGACAACAAGAACGACACGGGGAAATACtgacattttgaaattggCTACAATCAATCTGCTTAAACGCAAACGGCAGTCGCAGCAAAGAAAATTTACATATACCAAGGGGGTGGAGACTTTATATTTAGCGCCGACGTTATATTTTTCGTCTCCAATGCAAACGGCCGTTACCGTTCTAAAAGAACCCGttctatttcaaaaaattgcacCCGTACGCCACTGAAACGCGCACGGAGACGTAAAATTTGCATACGCTAATTGCCTTACTTTTTACTATAATTGCGActggttttttcaaattctctGGGGATATGTTAAATTAGTTAGTTTTTTCTCGTCgctgttaaatttttaaatcagatttagaaaataaaaaattcacaaaaacttattaacattttttttttgtacatcgaatttgataatttgtcataataaaaagaaaaggtttTTGCGTGGTCGTTTTTGAAACGATACCAATTTGACTAATAACGTTTAAATTTGCGAAGGGAGGAGTAATAATGGAGTAGAATCGAGTTTAATTGAGTATAATCATACGCATTTAAGCGTACCTTGTACAGTAaagcaactttttttatatttttcgttcGTTTACGGACGATTTTTAATCTATATGCATAAGGCGATTGACCCTATATACCGTTGTCGTAGATCGCATGCTCTTAATTTGCATGCGTTTAATGTTGACGCAATACGGTTTAATCCGGCTGGGCCATAAGTGACCTAAAGTACCTGTCGATGGTAGTAATGCAAAAATAAGTCACTTTTTGTGGCTTAATTTTgcaatcaatttttgttttgtcagGTAAAGTATTTTAAACTTACTTTAAACACTCCCAAGTTTTCAACGTCGCATTTAAGGATTGCCTCCCTTCCAACTGCTGACGTGACATTTAAAAGGGGCTCGCTAAATCTTGGTGaatctgcaataaaaataaaaaatgtgaaaggGGAAAGTTTAAATtccaaatttgaaaagtttttatttcagaaattaaattgaagattaataaattttaattaattaaaatgccGATTTCGGTTATATAGGCGATCATCAGCCGAATTACTGAGAAAATAATCCCATACAGTAAACCCCCGACTTACGAGAGCTCTATCTTACGAGCATTACTTACGAGACGTTTAAAATCAAAGGTTATAACTCGACTTACGAGAATGCGTAACATGTATTGCATAATCATATGTTTCTTCGGTTTCCTCcccaacaaatttttaattgcgaTGAAACCGCATTATTCCAGATCATAAACCTATGAAATGTAAGGTAACACTTCGTCTTGGTGGAAATTCTTCTGGagatatgaaattaaaacctATGTTTGTTTATCACTCTGCTAATCCTGGAGtatttaaaacaaagaaaatcaatAAAGAGAGTTTGGGAGTTTACTGGcaatttaataagaaagttTGGGTTGCCCGCTACCTTTTCAGCCAATGGACAAACAAGACCTTTGGTCCTATGGCAAAGGATTAtctcataaaaaataaacctcCACCTAAAGCTCTATTATTACTGTATAACGCGCATGGTCATGATCCTAACCTAACTCTGTAAAATTTCTTCCCCCATACAACCTCAATTCTAcaaggtttagtgttagttctacttctcgttcaataaaaatataccacaatctaacgcagaataacaattaaaactagaactaacactagacatagatctagaaacattcggattagCCACACGTTTCTCAAGACAGctgaacccgaatgattctagttctaggtcttgtgttagttctagttttacactagcactataactagaactaagacctagaactagaatcattcgggtttagccgtcttgagagacgtgcggctaaatccgaatatttccagatctaggtctagtgttagttctagtgatagtgctagtgcaaaactagaactaattagttccagttttagtttaataaaaatatgtaacatagtaatatcttatgctaactagcgctaccttgcactgtcactagaactaacatttcGAGTCGAAGAAGCAGAAATAGGAACCAACCACAGACTAGTTATGGCAACTATAAAAATCGAATCAAATATagaaatcgaaaaagaagaaatgaaactACCATCCATAAACTAAGAAAGGAGGAAGAAAGACTAAAATACcaagaaaaaacaaacaacgagtttcaaaaactagaacaaacacaGAATTTAACACTGGAGCTATGGAGGTATGTGGAatgagaaaatataataatcagACACAAAGAACACACTAGTAGCATGAAGAGGTCCAACAAGCaatcaagaagaagaaagagtTATGCAAGAAAGACATAAGAACGAATTCGGAAGAGGATAAAGCAAACTATAGAATGAACAGAGATGTAGCTAAGAATATGGTAAGGGAGGCCATAGTAAGTATAGTAAGTTGGGAAGAGTTCGGATAAGAAAACGGAAGATCAAAGGAAACTACAAGGGAAATTCTGGAGATATGGGCGGATTTTTATGCAGAAATGTTCAAGGATGGAAAACGGACACAAACAATGGAGGAGAGAAGAGAAGATGAAATAATGGAAGACACTACAGACATAGCAACTGAAGAGATAACAATGGAAGAATTAGGAGAGGCAATGATGAAGATAAAAACGGACATGGCTTGCGGCAGAAGACCTAGGAAGAAGTGGGAGGAAAGAATAGCAGAAGTTGGGAAGAAGAGAGGGAAGACTCTCTTAGCAGATATAAAGGAATTAGCCAGCAACCGGACTGTGTTTAAGAAGTGGATGGAGGAATAGGAAAAGATTTATCCGACGCCGTCAGGCATAAGAATCaggagaagaaaaagaaggcTATTgcagcactatcactagaactaagacctagaactagaacacTAGATCCCTAGAaccagtgtaaaactagaactaacacaacacctagaactagaatcattcgggtttagttcTAGgcctagtgatagttctacttttcgttcaacaaaaatataccacaatctaacgctgaataacaattaaaactaaaattaacactagacctagaactagaaacattcctgTTTAACCGCACATCTCTCAAaatggctaaatccgaataattctagttctaggtcttgtgttagttctagttttgcactagcactatcactagtactaacactagatctagatctagaaacattcggatttagccgcacgtctctcaagacggctatacccgaatgattctagttctaagtcttgtgttagttatagtgttacttctagttttggttcaatgaaaatatacaacattgtgatatcttatgctaagtAGCGCTACattgcactgtcactaaaactaacattagacctagaagtaaAAACATTCATGTtcagccgtcttaagagacgcatggctaaacggaatgtttctagtccatatgttttcaaagattttttatgCGAAGTACGCTGATGATTCTATGGCTCTTAAAgaattttagaaaacaaaatttaatatcttgGAATGCGTTAATTGGTTGTAAAATCATGGGATGATCTATCCATAAGGGTAGGTATACCCAGGAAATTGTGATAATTTGTGCATCTCTTGGCTTAATTATAGAAGTTGATGACATAAATGAGTTACTAAAATCCCATGATGACTTTTCTACAGAAGATTTAAAAGCTTTAGAGCAAACGAATGAAACTGTTGACGAATAAATACGGATGAAGGAATCAAATATAGAATCTGAAGATATTTCTTCTAACATTTTGTTATCAATAACACTGCACAACAGCATTTCTGATAATTGGGTTATGTTACATGATATTAGTCCAATTTTTGATGTCGATTTCAATTCcgtgattaaaattttctgtaaCAGCtctagttaaaaaaatatgacacgggtgtttttttataataaaacactATAAATTTAGAgataattctaatttatttaattcttataatgaaaaaaactttctcttATATGATTTTCTTGCTAAAGCTGAAGACAGAGAGCTATTCTGAATGCTCCAACAATAGTCAGCCATCATGTGTGCGTTCCAGTAGCCCTGATAGCGTTCTTCCATGGTACGGAAGTCCTGGTGGCATCGCTCGCCCTGTTCTTTACTTAGGTACCCAAGATTGGCGGGAAAATAGTCCAGGTGGTTGTGAAGAAAGTGTAACTTGATGCTCATGTTACATCCAAGCCTTTGAAAGTGACTCATCAGTTGTTCGACGTATTGAGAAAATTCAgaattttcttatttcccaaaaaaattttaaaaagccAAACAAACTCATTCCATGCCGTTTTCTCAATCTCTGTCATAGTGTCCGTAAAATTTGAGTCTTTTATTAATGATCTTATTTGTGGCCCATCAAAAATTCCCGCTTTTATCTTTTCTGCACTCAGTTTTggaaacttttttgataagaaaaggaaataatttccatttttgtCAAGACCTTTTACAAATTGTTTTACAACTCCTAGTTTTATATGTAATGGAGGCAAAATTATACGATCCCTTGATACTAAAGATGAATTTATCACGTTCTGTTGTAATTTTGAAGTCCTATTGCAGCCATTAAACCAGGTACATCTTTACAAAATACGAAATCATTTTCTTCAGCAAAATATTTGAGCAGATTTTGTTCTCTTGTGCggtaataagaaattttcgtTTCCTGTGTTACTAAGTTTCTTTGTTTTAGCCTAGAAGCCAAAATTTCTAAAGCAGCCTTTGACAGTCCCAGATCTCTGACAAGGTCGTTTAAATCATCTTGGTTGAATAGTTTTGGCGCTTTCAGGACACATTCAAAGTCACTATCACTACTGTCACTTTTCGCCTCAAAATGCATAGGCTTCTCCTGTGAAGCATCAGCTTGAGGTTCAAGTGATATTTTAGGACTCAAAACACTTCCATGTGCCGATCATATGGAAGGATATTCCCATTTGGCCCGATTTTTTCAGTTAATGCAAGTTATGTTCactaaacaaaaataacagtCGTCGTGGTGGTTCAAGGATTCTGTCCAGATCATACCTAAAGCTATTCCTTTTGTTATTTGTCCACAAACGTAGAAACTCAACCCAGGTTTTGCATACTTTTCGCGGAATCTGAAGTGGAAGTGTGTGACCAAAGTAATTTTTGTAAGCCTCAATCATGAACGCTGTCACATTTAAAcggaattttttaaatgtatacTATCcgcaaatgaaacaaaaatgatttgGTACATTGACACAAACTCTTCTTGACGATGccatatcaaattatattaagaaaacttaatattttcttaattacaaactaattaaCACACTAACACAGCGATTTTTTCGTGAAAGCTATATCTCGTAAACAAGAGCTGTCACAAAAAAACTGAGGGTATATTTGAAATCAGCGACGTCAAATTAGTAAACATCACGTGATAAAAGTCAATCATCAGACAAAAGTTGATATATTGTTGTGCAGTGTAATCAAAGCTTGGGATTTCCTTAGAGAAGCAGCAAGTTCTCTTCAACCTTCAAGTTGAAGAAAATAAGTACCGTTTGGTCCACTGTATTGCATTAGATTGTCAAAACGATTAAATTCTCGGAAATTGTGTTCCCGTTGGGTTCCAAAAATGTATGTTCACAAAACGAAGCTACTTGGAAGTGCTTTGACATGTCTTACTCGATACAATGATGAAGGAGATGAATTCTTAAGCAAAATTGTGACTGGTAATGAAACTTGGGTTTGTCATGTCATTCCAGAATCCAAACAACAGTCGATGAAgtggaaaaaacaaaaatgtaagacAACTTTGTCGTCACTGGAGGCATCTTTCCATGAAGAGGGTATAGAAAAGTTGGTTTTCATCTACGACAAATGTCGGAACAGTAGTGGCAACTAAGTAGAAAAATAGTTTAAGACATGCTCTTacatgtaaaaataaattgttttgatatgttttttttttttcaaaacagtaCTTATTTTACGGACACCCCTcgtacattttctttttttcttgataaatatttatattttgctGTAGTTGCTAAAGTTAGAGTTTCTAGAAGTTACCTCAACttgaatcaatttaatttaaattttcataatcatttccttagaattttgattttaaatcaaaattaattttcgtattcACTCCCACTTTAATGTTGAACATACCGCAGCATACCATTTTGGACACGACCCGTAACTATAACCCCTATAATTCATGGTGTACCTACCATAGTTGTACGGTTTCGGTATAGCCGTAGCGTCCATTGATAAAATATGCACGGGTTTAGAGGACCAATTAGATGTAGTATGTGAACGACCCGGACGGCTCGAAGTAACATCAATCCGCTTTTCATATCGATTCCGGCAAATTACAGCTTCGTTACGAAACCGtgtaaatgaattattaatcaTTCTAACCCCACCTTCTTTCTATCCTCGAACAAGTGGCTGGTTTTtgattgaataataaattacaCTGCGAGCAtagatttataaaa
This region of Onthophagus taurus isolate NC chromosome 3, IU_Otau_3.0, whole genome shotgun sequence genomic DNA includes:
- the LOC139429368 gene encoding uncharacterized protein produces the protein MQYFTICAMEDTDLSSDSDLDALINCTLLYAATKFKRKKRIWKSSYLRKRETHGEFRLTSEFSDDQFTNYFRMNRMQFEEVHNTIQNKIYHEGSRAHKEITTKEKLAVFLRYLASGNSYKSIGYSYRLGDRTVSKIVNEVSAAIWECLQQTFLPDPTEELWKQIAKEFEQRWQFPHCVGSIDGKHIVVKKPAKSGSSYFNYKHTCSIVLMATVDANYKFITVDIGSMGRFSDGNIFSSSILYKKIQNKTLKLPEPDMISGGEKELPYVFVGDEAFPLLENLMRPYPKRKVTANYENKVFNYRLSRARQTVECAFGILAGRFHVFRKPFEIKLASVDNVVKAACVLHNYLRMTSTATNVEDIADEELLSDQLTSIRYNNSRNSRNAFLVRENYTHYFNTTGAVQWQRDSILRGKY